The following proteins come from a genomic window of Paenibacillus spongiae:
- a CDS encoding class I SAM-dependent methyltransferase, whose amino-acid sequence MRKPSFLGEFLADSLHVGSVVPSSDFLTRKMLPVTIPWRKINRIAELGPGTGVFTKYVERERSPNSRFYLFERNEAFRNVLKRKFPELAILDDALRLGEVVQETGLKFDLIISGLPFANFDSSLQELLFHDIYNAMADNGTFVAFQYTPLLRRKFQAHFPIVDAGYTWLNVPPAWVFRCRKRRASAHRKPE is encoded by the coding sequence ATGAGAAAGCCATCTTTCCTCGGTGAATTTCTGGCAGATTCGCTTCATGTGGGCAGTGTGGTGCCAAGCTCGGACTTTCTGACCCGCAAGATGCTGCCCGTTACGATCCCTTGGCGAAAAATAAATCGAATTGCAGAGCTTGGTCCCGGGACAGGCGTATTCACTAAATATGTCGAGCGGGAAAGGAGCCCAAATAGCCGTTTCTATCTGTTCGAGCGAAACGAAGCATTCCGGAATGTGCTGAAGCGGAAATTTCCGGAGCTGGCGATCCTTGATGACGCCCTTCGGTTAGGCGAGGTTGTGCAGGAGACGGGGTTGAAGTTCGATCTGATTATATCAGGCCTGCCCTTTGCTAATTTCGATTCAAGCCTGCAGGAGCTGCTGTTTCATGACATCTACAATGCTATGGCCGATAACGGCACATTCGTTGCGTTCCAATATACGCCGCTGCTTCGAAGAAAATTTCAGGCGCATTTTCCGATCGTCGATGCCGGGTACACCTGGTTGAATGTCCCGCCTGCCTGGGTGTTCCGCTGCAGAAAAAGGCGAGCCTCCGCTCACCGTAAGCCTGAATAA
- a CDS encoding C40 family peptidase, with the protein MKFITIRKMILSAACLSVVLSATITSAQPVQAATASVQASKTSAQKANAVVSYAQSLKGKVKYKFGVNNPSKLIFDCSSFTKFVFAKQGVNLKWGSVAQSKQGKYVSKSNLKKGDLIFFSVSKPGRINHVGIYMGNGKFIHNTTGKNVNGVVISNLSSYSKRYITARRVL; encoded by the coding sequence ATGAAATTCATCACGATCCGCAAAATGATCCTGAGCGCCGCTTGCTTAAGTGTCGTATTATCTGCCACTATTACTTCTGCTCAGCCTGTCCAAGCGGCAACCGCAAGTGTACAAGCATCCAAAACTTCCGCACAGAAAGCCAATGCAGTTGTGTCCTATGCGCAATCGCTTAAAGGCAAAGTGAAGTATAAATTTGGCGTGAACAATCCTTCGAAGCTGATTTTCGACTGCTCTTCCTTCACGAAATTCGTGTTTGCCAAGCAAGGCGTTAATCTCAAATGGGGATCCGTCGCGCAAAGCAAGCAAGGCAAGTACGTCAGCAAGAGCAATCTGAAAAAAGGCGACCTGATCTTCTTTAGCGTAAGCAAGCCCGGACGTATCAATCATGTCGGGATCTACATGGGGAACGGAAAGTTCATACATAACACCACGGGAAAAAACGTCAATGGTGTTGTGATTAGCAATCTGTCGAGCTATTCGAAGCGCTACATTACCGCACGCCGCGTCCTTTAA
- a CDS encoding GntR family transcriptional regulator, with protein MEFNSKEPIYSQIIDDIKIKFINSTYKLGQEIPSRRELAKKLGVNANTIQRAYREMEDMNLIVTARGQGSYMTNDPAMLEALREEAIHRAVSQSIELLRSFGSTDDEILERITSYLNRGSAE; from the coding sequence AAGAACCGATTTACAGCCAAATTATAGACGACATTAAGATCAAATTCATCAACAGCACCTATAAATTGGGTCAGGAGATCCCTTCGCGCCGGGAGCTTGCCAAGAAGCTTGGTGTCAATGCGAATACCATACAGCGGGCTTACAGGGAGATGGAAGATATGAATTTAATCGTCACGGCCAGAGGCCAAGGGAGCTATATGACCAATGATCCGGCAATGCTTGAAGCTCTTCGGGAAGAAGCGATACATCGCGCAGTCAGCCAGAGCATTGAGCTGCTTCGTTCCTTCGGAAGCACGGATGATGAAATATTGGAACGCATTACATCGTATCTGAACAGGGGGAGCGCGGAATGA
- a CDS encoding ABC transporter ATP-binding protein produces MIQVERAVKTFGRKKALDDISLNIEEGRIIGLLGTNGAGKSTLLKAIAGLHRLDRGEIRIDGKSPGLAARGMLTYLPDIDVWYPWMKLGDAMRYMRDIHWDWDDDKALHLLDYFGLKEHMGIREASRGIRAKMKLLLALSLQAKYLLLDEPLSGIDPFARAQIAHAIVDDFLYEGQTILISTHEIAEIELLLDDIVFIHEGKLVLEGHVETLKQIHKMSLMDILKEVNQHARV; encoded by the coding sequence ATGATTCAGGTGGAGCGTGCCGTCAAAACCTTTGGGCGCAAGAAGGCTTTGGACGATATTAGCCTTAACATTGAAGAGGGCCGAATCATTGGATTATTAGGTACGAACGGTGCCGGAAAATCAACCTTGCTCAAAGCGATCGCAGGTCTGCATCGTTTGGATCGAGGTGAAATTAGGATAGACGGCAAATCACCCGGATTAGCTGCCAGAGGCATGCTGACGTATCTACCGGATATCGACGTCTGGTATCCCTGGATGAAGCTGGGCGATGCGATGCGTTATATGAGGGATATCCATTGGGATTGGGATGACGACAAAGCGCTTCATCTGCTCGATTATTTCGGGCTGAAGGAGCATATGGGCATACGGGAAGCGTCTCGAGGAATTCGGGCGAAGATGAAGCTGCTGCTCGCACTTAGTCTGCAAGCCAAGTATCTGCTGCTTGATGAGCCGTTATCGGGAATTGATCCCTTCGCCAGAGCGCAGATTGCGCATGCTATCGTGGATGATTTCTTGTATGAAGGCCAGACCATATTGATCTCGACCCATGAAATAGCGGAGATCGAACTATTGCTCGATGATATAGTCTTTATTCATGAGGGAAAGCTGGTGCTTGAGGGTCATGTCGAAACGCTCAAACAAATCCACAAGATGTCGTTAATGGATATACTGAAAGAGGTGAATCAACATGCACGCGTTTAG